A DNA window from Limanda limanda chromosome 6, fLimLim1.1, whole genome shotgun sequence contains the following coding sequences:
- the synrg gene encoding synergin gamma isoform X3 has protein sequence MALRPGSGGGGSFMYPVGGGLGPQQGMVPMQQQQQHQQQQLQQQHHHHQQQQQQQHHQQQQHHQQQHHQQQQHQQQQQHQQQQQQQGFPIGPVMQPNMQGMMGMNFGGQMTQGAMPMQGGMAIGMQTPGMQFIGQQQFMSMRPAGPQYTADMQKQMAEEHQKRLDHQQKMLEEDRKRRQFEEQKQKLRLLSSVKPKTGEKSRDDALEAIKGNLDGFSRDAKMHPTPSSQTKKPDSSPSHPSVSTHSLPPALSEDNDEFSDFQGPLDTPASFSLPSSSSSSTLGLSSQAHVQPASPAPKTGFSEDDEFSDFVQGPVNTIPFSSVHISSQDQIHPSFPSSQSLPASVSVPTASQHCAVNTSSQSTSQGVGGYPQQEHIQPMLPAWAYNDSLVPEMFKKILEFTMTPAGIDTAKLYPILMSSGLPREALGQIWATANRTTPGMLTKEELYTVLSLIGVAQSGLPAMNVEILSQFPSPPVPNLPSLTMAMAPVMPQHQQPMITQTPVSMAMPSPTPQIMAMTSAAPTQPPTNTNFIASFPPAQVSKTDDDDFQDFQEAPKAGAKDQAFTEFQGESGGSFPTTTAPQLQNSAPAMLTPVSGSSSTSVTSSDKYAVFKQLSVDPPAEPTPHAPDNGDKYSVFRQLEPSSDKKPVGEGFADFKSVSADDGFTDFKTADSVSPLDPSEQAKIFQPAFSSAFPNSQSLQQLPQQQQQPAVSLSQSKNPLNIADMDLFSSIAPSIPASTDTKPSTFPSVSAPPSLVLRPGGAKPPGGGSDDFGDFALFGSSSDAAQTSAAGVVAAATQDDFADFMAFGSSGGEPKGDSRAGVQGDTSTQQPLQQNSDKYDVFKQLSLEGGLAYDDTKESGGGSFSSLKSDTDDFADFQSSKFCTALGASEKTLVDKVTAFKQGTEDCASVKSLDLPSIGGSSVGKDDSEDALSVQLDMKLSDMGGDLKHVMSDSSLDLPGLSAHQPPATEGYDLKFDPFGTSGISTLTSYDWSEREDEVRRPQVLDGAPLPSLGPPQRKELTVGSAEIITSNSVDDKFEPFADFSSGDHGGVDDEDDFGDFASTVSEKSDSPAATADTGSEGNQSEAPDEFAAFQGDKPKFGRSDFLKASTQAKVQSSEEMIKNELATFDLCVQGSHKRSHSLGEKEIGRSPPSPAPEQHFRDRSNTLSEKPALPVIRDKYKDLTGEVEESERYAYEWQRCLESALEVITQANNTLNSISSSSVCTEVIQSAQGMEYLLGVVEVYRVTRRVELGIKATAVSSEKLQQLLKDISRVWNNLMGFMSLAKLAPHESSLDFSSCILRHGIKNAKELACGVCLLNVDSRSKNKEESTFGRLFKRAFNSETDNFRLLYGRHQYHASCANFWINCVEPKPPGLILPDLL, from the exons ATGGCGCTGCGGCCAGGATCCGGAGGAGGCGGCAG TTTTATGTATCCTGTTGGAGGGGGCTTGGGGCCACAACAAG gcaTGGTACCcatgcagcagcaacagcagcaccaacagcagcagctgcagcagcaacatcatcatcatcagcagcagcagcagcagcagcatcatcaacagcagcagcatcatcagcagcagcatcatcagcagcagcagcatcagcagcagcagcaacatcagcagcagcagcaacaacagggCTTCCCTATCGGTCCAGTCATGCAGCCTAACATGCAGGGGATGATGGGAATGAACTTTGGGGGGCAGATGACCCAAGGAGCCATGCCTATGCAG GGCGGGATGGCGATTGGGATGCAGACCCCCGGTATGCAGTTTATAGGTCAGCAACAGTTTATGAGTATGAGACCTGCTGGACCCCAGTACACTGCTGACATGCAGAAACAAATGGCTGAGGAGCACCA AAAGCGTCTGGATCATCAGCAGAAGATGCTGGAGGAAGACAGGAAAAGAAGACAGTTTGAGGAGCAGAAGCAGAAGCTGAGGCTGCTCAGCAGTGTCAAACCCAAG ACAGGGGAGAAGAGTCGGGATGATGCATTGGAGGCAATCAAAGGAAACCTGGACGGCTTCAGCAGGGATGCGAAAATGCACCCCACTCCATCATCACAGACAAAGAAGCCAG ACTCATCGCCATCACACCCGTCTGtctccactcactcactccctccaGCTTTGTCTGAGGACAATGATGAGTTTAGTGACTTTCAGGGGCCTTTAGATACCCcagcctccttctctctgccctcctcttcctcttcatccaccCTTGGCCTTTCCTCTCAGGCCCACGTCCAGCCTGCGTCCCCTGCCCCCAAGACAGGTTTCTCTGAGGACGATGAGTTTAGTGACTTTGTTCAGGGTCCCGTAAACACTATCCCCTTCTCCAGCGTCCACATCTCCTCTCAAGACCAAATCCAcccttccttcccctcctcaCAATCCCTCCCTGCCTCTGTGTCCGTTCCCACTGCCTCCCAACACTGTGCTGTCAACACCAGTTCCCAATCTACATCTCAAG GTGTTGGCGGGTACCCACAACAAGAGCACATTCAGCCCATGCTGCCAGCCTGGGCGTACAATGACAGCCTCGTTCCAG AAATGTTCAAAAAGATCCTTGAGTTCACCATGACCCCGGCAGGGATAGACACAGCCAAGCTCTACCCAATACTAATGTCATCAGGTCTTCCCAGGGAAGCACTGGGGCAAATCTGGGCCACAGCCAACCGCACAACACCTGGCATGCTGACCAAGGAGGAGCTCTACACTGTACTTTCACTAATTGGTGTGGCGCag AGTGGCCTCCCCGCAATGAATGTGGAAATCCTCAGTCAGTTCCCCTCTCCACCAGTGCCCAATCTGCCATCCCTGACTATGGCCATGGCCCCTGTTATgccccagcaccagcagcccATGATAACACAGACCCCGGTCTCTATGGCCATGCCGTCACCAACACCACAGATCATGGCCATGACATCAGCAGCACCAACTCAACCGCCCACGAACACTAACTTCATCGCCAGCTTTCCTCCTGCACAG GTGAGCAAAACAGATGACGATGACTTCCAGGACTTCCAGGAGGCTCCAAAGGCAGGAGCAAAAGACCAGGCCTTCACTGAGTTCCAGGGGGAGTCAGGAGGAAGTTTCCCCACCACCACAGCACCTCAGCTACAAAACAG TGCACCTGCCATGCTGACTCCAGTGTCTggttcctcctccacttctgtGACATCCTCTGATAAGTATGCTGTCTTCAAGCAGCTGTCTGTAGATCCGCCTGCAGAGCCTACACCCCATGCCCCAG ATAATGGAGACAAATACAGCGTTTTCAGGCAGCTTGAGCCATCTTCTGACAAGAAACCAGTTG GGGAAGGATTTGCAGATTTCAAGTCTGTCAGCGCTGATGATGGCTTCACAGACTTTAAAACCGCCGACAGCGTATCTCCATTAGACCCATCAGAACAGGCCAAAATCTTCCAGCCAGctttctcctctgctttccCAAACTCTCAGTCTCTACAACAGctaccacagcagcagcagcagccagcagtGTCTCTTTCTCAGTCTAAAAACCCCCTCAACATAGCTGACATGGACCTTTTCTCTTCTATAGCTCCGTCTATTCCTGCTTCTACTGACACAAAACCTAGCACCTTCCCCTCTGTGTCAGCGCCCCCCTCTTTAGTGCTCCGACCAGGTGGAGCTAAACCTCCAGGGGGAGGCTCAGATGATTTTGGTGACTTTGCCCTCTTTGGCTCCTCCTCTGACGCCGCTCAAACTTCAGCAGCGGGCGTAGTTGCAGCAGCGACTCAGGACGACTTTGCAGACTTTATGGCATTCGGCAGTTCTGGTGGGGAGCCTAAAGGCGACAGCAGAGCTGGAGTCCAAGGGGACACCTCCACGCAGCAGCCGCTACAGCAGAACTCCGACAAGTATGACGTATTCAAACAGCTGTCTCTGGAGGGAGGACTCGCCTACGATGACACCAAGGAGAGTGGCGGTGGCTCCTTCTCATCCCTCAAAAGCGACACAGACGACTTCGCTGATTTTCAGTCCTCGAAGTTCTGCACAGCCCTTGGGGCTTCAGAGAAGACTCTGGTGGACAAGGTGACTGCTTTCAAACAGGGCACAGAGGACTGTGCGTCTGTTAAGTCACTTGACCTCCCGTCCATTGGGGGGAGCAGTGTGGGAAAAGATGACTCCGAGGACGCTCTCTCAGTGCAGCTCGACATGAAGCTGTCGGACATGGGCGGGGATCTGAAGCACGTGATGTCGGACAGCTCTCTGGATTTGCCGGGTCTCTCTGCCCACCAGCCCCCGGCTACAG AAGGATACGACCTGAAATTTGACCCGTTTGGCACGTCGGGCATCAGCACCCTGACCAGCTATGACTGGTCAGAAAGGGAGGATGAGGTCAGAAGGCCACAAGTCTTGGATGGAGCTCCTCTTCCATCCTTAGGCCCACCACAGAGGAAGGAGCTCACCGTTGGCAGCGCCGAGATCATCACAAGCAACTCTGTAGATGACAAGTTTGAGCCCTTCGCTGACTTCAGCTCTGGTGACCATGGTGGTGTTGACGATGAGGACGACTTTGGAGACTTTGCAAGTACCGTTTCCGAAAAATCCGACTCGCCCGCTGCCACAGCTGATACCGGCTCAGAGGGGAACCAGAGTGAAGCCCCAGATGAGTTTGCCGCCTTCCAGGGCGACAAGCCCAAGTTTGGCAGGTCTGACTTCCTCAAAGCAAGTACTCAGGCCAAGGTCCAGTCCAGTGAGGAGATGATCAAGAATGAGCTGGCAACCTTTGACCTGTGCGTTCAAG GCTCCCACAAACGCAGTCACAGTTTGGGTGAGAAGGAGATCGGCCGCTCGCCGCCGTCTCCAGCTCCGGAGCAGCACTTCAGAGACCGATCTAACACCCTGAGCGAGAAGCCCGCCCTGCCCGTCATCAGGGACAAGTACAAGGACCTGACTGGGGaagtggag GAGAGCGAGCGCTACGCATACGAGTGGCAGAGGTGTCTGGAAAGTGCTCTggag GTCATTACCCAAGCTAACAACACCCTGAACAGCATCAGCAGCTCCTCCGTCTGCACAGAGGTCATCCAGTCTGCGCAGGGAATGGAGTATCTGCtgg gtgTGGTGGAAGTCTACCGCGTCACCAGGCGTGTGGAGCTGGGCATCAAGGCGACGGCGGTGAGCTCTGAGAAACTGCAACAGCTGCTGAAGGACATCAGCCGTGTATGGAACAACCTCATGGGCTTCATGTCGCTGGCCAAGCTCGCT CCTCATGAAAGCTCCCTAGATTTCTCCTCCTGTATTCTGAGGCACGGCATCAAGAATGCCAAGGAGCTGGCGTGTGGAGTGTGTCTGCTCAATGTCGATTCACGCAGCAAg AACAAAGAAGAAAGCACTTTTGGACGTCTGTTTAAACGA GCGTTCAACTCCGAGACGGACAACTTCAGGCTGCTCTACGGGCGCCACCAGTACCACGCCAGCTGCGCCAATTTCTGGATTAACTGTGTGGAGCCCAAACCCCCGGGCCTCATCCTGCCTGACCTGCTCTGA